One window from the genome of Marinobacter sp. LV10R510-11A encodes:
- a CDS encoding pilus assembly protein PilP encodes MATKHAGKAWLGVCLVTLLTGCSQGSGFSDLDKFMADTRAKPRGHVEPLPEFSAYEAFSYSAADRRAPFAAPIDVQLTMIDEKPVSDVEPNLDRPKEVLENFDLKNLGMVGTLQSVSGSLFALIRDNTGGIHRVRSGNFMGQSYGRIIGVSETRIELIEIVPNGQGGWVERPRSLTLDEDAG; translated from the coding sequence ATGGCGACAAAGCATGCGGGAAAGGCCTGGCTGGGTGTTTGTCTGGTAACACTCCTGACAGGTTGTTCCCAGGGCAGCGGTTTTTCCGATCTGGATAAGTTCATGGCAGACACTCGAGCCAAACCTCGAGGACATGTCGAGCCATTACCTGAGTTCAGCGCTTACGAGGCATTCAGTTATTCGGCAGCAGACAGAAGGGCACCGTTCGCGGCGCCAATTGATGTTCAGCTAACCATGATCGATGAAAAGCCGGTTAGTGACGTCGAGCCCAACTTGGATCGGCCAAAAGAGGTGCTTGAGAACTTTGATCTCAAAAATCTCGGTATGGTGGGCACGCTTCAAAGCGTGTCGGGAAGCCTATTTGCGCTGATCCGGGATAATACCGGCGGTATACACCGGGTTCGTTCCGGGAATTTCATGGGGCAAAGTTACGGCCGTATTATCGGTGTGAGTGAAACCCGGATCGAGCTTATCGAAATCGTTCCCAATGGCCAGGGTGGTTGGGTAGAGCGTCCTCGCTCTCTGACCCTGGACGAGGACGCTGGCTAA
- a CDS encoding type 4a pilus biogenesis protein PilO has product MSLADSLKSLKEFDVNDLDVNNAGIWPAPIKAIVVLIIFGLIMGGGYWFFVKDQYVQLDRVEKTELDLRKNYEEKAYRVANLEVFKGQMVEMEETFGALVRQLPSETEVPGLLEDITNTALGSGLALQEVKLQSEKKRDFYSELPINIRVSGSYHELASFVSSVAGLPRIVTLHDLTIKPTGGDDEQLDMQVVARTYRYRAGE; this is encoded by the coding sequence ATGAGCCTCGCGGACTCACTTAAAAGCCTCAAAGAATTTGACGTCAATGATCTTGACGTTAACAACGCAGGCATCTGGCCTGCGCCCATCAAGGCCATTGTTGTTTTGATCATTTTTGGCCTGATCATGGGCGGCGGGTACTGGTTCTTTGTCAAGGATCAGTACGTGCAGCTCGATCGGGTTGAGAAGACCGAGCTGGATCTGCGCAAAAACTACGAAGAGAAAGCTTATCGGGTCGCGAACCTGGAGGTTTTCAAAGGGCAGATGGTCGAAATGGAAGAAACGTTTGGCGCACTTGTGCGGCAGCTTCCGAGTGAAACAGAAGTTCCGGGGCTGCTTGAGGATATTACCAATACGGCTCTGGGTAGCGGTTTGGCGCTTCAAGAAGTAAAACTCCAGTCCGAGAAAAAGCGCGACTTCTATTCCGAATTGCCGATCAATATCCGTGTTTCAGGCTCGTATCATGAGCTGGCATCGTTTGTAAGCAGTGTCGCAGGCCTTCCACGAATTGTGACTCTGCATGATTTAACCATTAAACCAACTGGCGGAGACGACGAGCAGCTTGATATGCAGGTTGTTGCTCGTACATACCGCTACCGGGCTGGAGAATGA
- a CDS encoding PilN domain-containing protein, with amino-acid sequence MVTINLRPWREELRAEKQKQFVVMILGAAIIAAGLTFLWSSNLDNGISYQQSRNAYIESATKKLDEQIREIESLKHKRDELLARMKVIQDLQGKRPVIVRAFDELVRTLPDGLFYTDLKKTGDQVSIVGMAESNSRISTLMRQFDESDWFTSPNLSNVSSADGRRAGYSQFTMTVQQKTPEPEGEDK; translated from the coding sequence ATGGTAACGATTAACCTCAGACCCTGGCGCGAAGAGCTCCGAGCGGAGAAGCAGAAGCAGTTTGTTGTGATGATTTTGGGTGCCGCTATTATCGCGGCCGGTCTCACATTCCTCTGGAGTTCGAACCTAGACAACGGTATTTCGTATCAGCAATCCCGGAATGCATATATCGAATCTGCTACCAAAAAACTGGATGAGCAGATCCGCGAAATTGAAAGCCTCAAACACAAGCGTGATGAGTTGCTAGCCCGTATGAAGGTTATCCAGGACTTGCAAGGCAAGCGCCCGGTGATCGTTCGTGCCTTTGACGAACTGGTACGCACATTGCCAGATGGCCTTTTCTATACAGACCTGAAGAAGACGGGCGACCAGGTGAGTATCGTTGGTATGGCAGAATCGAATAGCCGAATATCAACACTGATGCGGCAGTTTGATGAATCCGACTGGTTCACCAGCCCGAACCTCTCAAATGTATCATCGGCGGATGGCCGCCGTGCGGGGTACAGTCAGTTCACTATGACTGTTCAACAAAAAACACCTGAGCCCGAAGGGGAGGATAAATAA
- a CDS encoding pilus assembly protein PilM gives MVGLFGKKSSAVLGVDISSSSVKLLELSKQGDRYKVESYAVEPLPANAVVEKNITDVEAVGEVLKRVASKSRTSVKQVAVAVSGSAVITKVIQMDGGLNEFEMEDQIALEADQYIPYPLDEVAIDFEVQGPSETNPDQVDVLLAACRKENVDIREDALEIASLNTKIVDVEAYALERAYALVESQLDSQGEDLVVAVVDIGATMTTLSVLAEGKTVYTREQIFGGRQLTEEIQRRYGLSVEEAGLAKKQGGLPDDYDSEVLTPFREAVVQQITRALQFFFGASQYNAVDYVVLAGGTASIQGLTEMVEEKTGTPTLVANPFAEMAVGSRVNASALSNDAPSLMIACGLAMRSFD, from the coding sequence AAGCTCCTCGAGCTGTCGAAGCAGGGAGACCGTTATAAGGTCGAGAGCTACGCCGTCGAGCCGTTGCCGGCTAACGCCGTCGTCGAAAAAAACATCACGGATGTAGAGGCCGTTGGTGAGGTTCTCAAACGGGTGGCCTCTAAGTCGCGCACCAGCGTAAAGCAGGTGGCCGTGGCCGTGTCTGGCTCTGCCGTCATTACCAAGGTCATCCAAATGGATGGTGGCCTCAACGAATTTGAAATGGAAGACCAGATAGCCCTAGAGGCAGATCAGTACATTCCATACCCCCTTGACGAGGTTGCGATTGATTTTGAGGTGCAAGGCCCTTCGGAAACGAATCCGGATCAGGTCGATGTGCTTTTGGCCGCATGCCGCAAAGAAAACGTGGATATCCGTGAGGACGCGCTCGAGATTGCCTCCCTCAATACCAAAATTGTAGATGTAGAAGCCTACGCCCTTGAGCGTGCTTATGCCTTGGTTGAGTCTCAGCTCGACTCTCAGGGCGAAGATCTTGTGGTGGCAGTGGTTGATATTGGCGCAACCATGACCACCCTGAGCGTTTTAGCGGAAGGAAAAACGGTATACACCCGAGAGCAGATCTTCGGTGGCAGGCAGCTTACCGAAGAGATCCAGCGCCGTTACGGCCTGTCTGTCGAAGAAGCGGGGCTTGCCAAAAAACAGGGTGGGCTGCCTGATGATTACGATTCCGAAGTGCTTACACCGTTCCGGGAGGCCGTAGTTCAACAGATCACGCGCGCGCTTCAGTTCTTTTTCGGCGCCAGTCAGTACAATGCGGTGGACTACGTAGTGCTCGCAGGTGGTACTGCTTCGATTCAGGGGCTGACAGAAATGGTGGAAGAGAAGACTGGAACGCCGACATTGGTCGCGAACCCGTTTGCAGAAATGGCGGTCGGTTCGCGGGTTAACGCATCGGCTCTGAGCAACGATGCTCCCTCGCTGATGATTGCCTGTGGTTTGGCAATGAGGAGCTTCGACTGA